In Bactrocera neohumeralis isolate Rockhampton chromosome 5, APGP_CSIRO_Bneo_wtdbg2-racon-allhic-juicebox.fasta_v2, whole genome shotgun sequence, the genomic window ACTCTATTTATACCGTAATAAATAATGTGCTTGATTGTATAAGCTGAATGTTTAATTCCCATGATAATGGATCACattcaaataattattacaaatatttaaaaattttctacacaaaaattaagaagaataaacattaaaaactctggaatatatttcaaaacagtttagttaaaaaaaatcatgattATAAAACTTGGCACCACGCAGAAAGTCACGGTGTGAGACTAGGAAACACTGCataatatttttgacatttgctaataaaacaagtaatttttttgttgtcgtggattttaatatttctcaaaataGTGCCATTTATTGgacttaaagaaaatattattcattaatattaaacTCGAAAATGTTAAAACTTTTGCCGCCGGATACGAgcaaatttcataatttcaaatGTGGAGAAATATTTTGTCTCAGCTCCAATAGCTACAATGTGGCGTGCTGTTTATGCGGAGCGAACGTAGCGTTTGATCAATTTCCACAACATTTTCAAGAAGAACACTTAACGCCCAAACccgaaaaagtggaaaaacCAACCTTAGATACAAGTACAAGTGATAGCATTAAAATTGATGTAGATCCCATCAAAAGCGAAGAAGAATATCTTAGTGACCACGGTGAAGGTTCAGTCGGTTATGAAGCTCCAGATTCGGAACCTGAAGAAGTAGTTGATGAAAAGCCTTTCGACTTTGTCGACTTACAAAATCTAGGAGTAAACATAGTTGAACCGGAAAACAaacgcaaaaagaaaaaaattgaagatgTTGACGACGTCAGTGACACTAAGTCGTTGGAGGATAAGAGTGATGTCGAAGATGAAGATTGGCGACCTCAAGATTCGTCGGGCGACGAGGTAAGTTTAATGCTTGTAAATAATGAgaaattgattattttcttgtacataAATGTTCTTTTTAACTGAATCGTAGAAGCCAAAACCGCAAGATGACATTGATTCACTTCCTTATCCATGTCCAGACTGTATGCGTTCGTATAAAACCAAACGCAGCATGCTAACGCATCATCGACAAACACataatccaaaaacaaaaaaatcgaaagagCCAAAGTTGAATTTCAAATGCGATGAATGTGGCGAATGCTTTAAAGCTGAAAGAAATCTACGTGCCCACAAGTGGAAGCATACTGGCATAATATGTgatatttgtggaaaaaaattttctcaaactgGTAACCTGCAACGACATAAAATACGTCACACCGGCATAAAGGCACACAAATGTCAGGAGTGCGGCAATGACTTCTTCACTGATAAAGAGCTGAAGGCACACATGTTGCGACATACCGGCGAGAGGCCGGTTGTTTGTGAGATATGCGGAAAACGGTGTCGTGATCATGGCGTATACAAAGCGCATATGCGGCGGCACACAGGCGAACGACCAGCAAAATGCGAAGTTTGCGGTAAAGCTTTTTACAGTTTCCACGATTTAAATGTGCACGCGGTGACACACAGTACCGAACGACCATTTGCATGTGACATGTGCGGCTCAACGTTCCAGCGAAAGAAATCGCTACGCGTACACAAAAAATTACATTCTAAAGATCGGAAGCATGAATGCAAAGTTTGTGGTAAAACATTCGCGCAATCCGGTGGATTGAATGCGCATATGCGAACCCACGATGCCGCATTAAGTAGGAGCATTGTAGGCAATACCTCCGCCAGTATTAGCGCTATACCTGGTCCCATTGTTGCAgatggtgttggtgttggtgtgaATGTTGGCGTTGGTGGCACTAATGTCAATATGGGCCTTGCGAGCGGTGTTGGTGTGGCACTTGGTACGGTAGTCGATCCAGTTAACTCAATAGGGGAGGCACTGTTGGGTGTGACTGGTGTGCTGAGTGGGACCGGCTCAACAATAGATACTGTCAACAATTAgatttatggaaaatttactACAATAACACTGGTACACacaaatatgtttgtgtatgttttgggtataattttaaaatttacatttttatgctaGTGTAAGACTATCCCTCTTTAAAAAATGCGTGTGCAATTAACTGTAACACGCGTCCGTTTAAAATAAATCAAGTATTCTGACATACATAGATTATTATGTAAAACGTTTATTTActttagtataaataaataattcccATAGCTGGCGCAGACTCTACGTAGTCTAcgctttatttttgtaaacttcTATCACCCAAAATGCCGAAAGGCGATTCATCATTAGTTGTAAAGTAATATATGCCCGCCTTTTGTGTAATTTGCAATGGATCCCCAATTTGCACATCTCTTCTAATTGTATTGCAACCAGCTTTAGCGGTTATGTCATCATAGCTTGAACACTCGTATAGCGGTATAAAAACGTAACCTCTCAAGGCTTCGGCATATAACGTTACACTACGTCCGTGTGAGCAGGTGCCACTTAAATCAGCACCACAACCGGGTTGTTTAAGTCCCCAATTCGGATAGAACGCTGCTGATCCAATCGGTTGGGTAAATCCCTTAAAGCTACCATTCGTCTGTATGCTCAGCACAAATTTGGCATCGTCAGTGGATAAACGCGTGCTGGGATCATTATAGTTGTAAAGCGGAAATGCTGGATCCAATCCAACAATGCCAGCAACCTTTCCACGTTTCACAATCTTACCACAGTAACCTGCAACATGTGCACCCAAACTGTGACCCACCAGAACTACTTTGTCATAACTAAAGTTAAATTGCTCATTCAAGAAATCCAATAGATCGGCAATATCTTCACCCACAACGGGCACTTTTGCACGCGATGATATATAACTCAGCGCGGCATCAGTACTCCAATCGACGGAGATTATATTATAATCTTCTTGTGTTAAATACGCATGCCGTACTTCTTTATTTGGTTTAGTTAAGTAAGACCCAGTCCAGCCGTGAATTATTATTCTACATTATGGTGGGACTATTGagcaaatttcattaattagCTGACTAACTGACTTACTTTGTATGACGACTTTTGTCGAAGTAGGAGTTTTTCACCGAATCAGCATCGTTAATACGAATTTCTTGCGGTTCCTCAGGATTTGAAGCGGTGTATAGATAAAAACGCGTACCGGCGATGATTGTATCCAGTGAGCTCTCGCGCAATGGGAGGGCAATTGTGGTagcttttaaatacaatatcgatattattaatttatggaTATGCTATATGGAGGAAGTTTTGTCAAAAACACATGGAAACGATGGGAAATTCCGAAAGGATTTTAAATAACCAATTATTAATTTCTGATTTATATTTACCTAAAAAGCTGCAAAGCAATACCAGCAAGACCTTCATGCTTAACTAATCACGAAGATCGGCATACGGCAACAGTCCACTCACATTTTGTGCGAGAAGAGGCCTTATATATAGTCAGAAAAGATTCTTTCTAAATCTAATCTGATAGTCGATCAAAACAGTTGAACAAGTAAAACTGATTAGATTTCCAATGCATTTCAAATCAACGGACATATCTAGCGGACCACCTTTTACTTTTAGTAATTTATGGATCTCCTGAATCCATCACGTGCACGTGTTAAACATTCATTTATAAAATTCGTGATTTTTGTCAACAATTTATGagctattagaaaaaaatatttgcaagtatactgataaacatacatatgtatgtatatttatatgcatagaTATTTTAGATTTCACATACATTTCACAACAAGGGGAAGAGCTAACGGACCTTTCTTTATTGATGATTTATGAAGCTTCTGATTTCATCTCTCTTGTATATGTTAGTTAAactttcatttataaaattcgTTATTTTAGTCAACAATTGAAGCGCTCttagaaacaaatatttgaaattatacttatgaacatacatatgtacacatatgcgTACATGTTTAGATGGGTTTATGTACATATCGATACTTATTCATATAAGAGTATCTGATTTTATTGCTACCAAAAATACgttcatgttgtttttgttgttttaacggtttatCTCAATAACGGGGATTGAGAAAccgttaaaacaaaaatacgcTCATATTTCTTGATAGTTGAGTGATTCAGCAAATAGTAGACCGTTTAATTCCATAATTGTGCAATTGCTTTACATTTGTAAACGTAAATCCAGTGAAAGCATTCTAGCAACGCTTACTTCCGAGTTTTCTTTTCGATTCCGGCGGGTATTGTCAAAAATGTACAGTAGAGTTATTTTTGTCGTGTTGTGCGTGCGTTATGTGCATTTATGTGCAATAGAAACCTTGTACCAGGGTTTCTCCTTTATGATGATagaaacattatttaattttaatttttttatttaacacgcTTCACAACACTGCTTTTTTGTGTGTGATTTGACACTTCGcgcgttaattttttttaagagcgCGTATTTCTATTTCTTCTTATCTAAAACggtaatttatatttgtaaatcatttaaaaattagcaaaatggaAAGTAATACCTGTGTTATAAATTGGTACAATAAATAACCtataaaatgtgtgaaattgCAACGCCAAATGGAGCTATTTCGGAAGTTAAATTTCTTTGGGTAAAGACACTAATTCAACAGGCATTCAAATCTTGCTATGTActtctacaaatttttaatatttgtaggAACTGGAATGGATCTCAGGTAAtagtttaaataatattatattaaaaagtattttaatatcGGATATTTCATGCTGAAAATCttataattagtaaaaaatactgaaaacgtTGCTTTAGCAATTGATTACGGTTTGATCAGTTACGATCCGACTACAAACCGgtaaaaatccataaattttcTTGCGAACACTTTGGATAAGGATTAACTATTttagcacatatgtacatatataaatcactgaataaaaattgcatacaaaaaaGTGTCCAATGCTGAAGGCTGACTTGTTAAACGagtaaaataatatgtataaggtactttaccatatttaattaaccaaatatttttcggTTACCCATGAAGTGAATTGACTGACTATCGACTGTCCCGACTGTGTTTgttaataatacaattaaaatatatttaaatgtatattttttttataattttaatatttattcatatgtatattttataatatggtACATAAAATACGTTCAGTATTGCATTTCTACTTTagcttttgtatataatttggaGTGATTTAAGTTGCCGTACAAAAACCCAAAAAGGGCAACATACCGTCTAAAAATGTGTTACaactatgtattttatgtacgtatttatataagtatgtatgtataaatattttctggatgtattaaataattgtaacaaaaaattattataaaatataatataaaaagacaTACTACCTAATAATTAATAACACAACACCATACACAAAAATTTACGAATTTCTTACATAAAATACATTATAAtatttacgtacatatattttttcaaagtaatttttggCTTATACAAATTAGTGGGTTAACTATGATCGTGCCATacttttttatagtatatagtgCCAAATAATTGTATctcactttatttaaatatttgtttttgttaaattctcgctttatactcgtatatgtaatatatgagtTGTATACTTGTTAAATGCGTTTAAgctccgaaagttttttttaatattatatcctttttcaaaatataaataatgattTGTGGTTTACCatattgaatatttgaaaatagtgTGTTCACCATTGATAAAGCTCATATCGTTCTGCAACTGGGGAATGGAAAGAGTAACTTTCAAACAATAAACTTCTATTTATCctatttttaatacattcaGTGTGCAGTCGCTTTATAGATCCGCGTTAAACTTCGTTCACAATTTGTAGTGTACACAGTTGCTTTGTCATAATATTCTCTCACTAAGCTTATActatattaatttgtattttgattACCAGCTTGTCATCGTCACAGAAGCCTTTATGCATGACATCCCCTATCTTAGCATATTCCACAAAACCAAATCCACGCGTACTTATGTGCTCCCGAGGCTTATGAAAGGCCATCACTTCGGGCTTAGTCATAATTGTATCATGTTGGGAAAGACTGGCATCTGTTGGATGTATCATGCACAGCTTGATGCGTCCATTAAATGGCCAATCCAAGTGGTAATCGTTTTCTGATTGCATTAAATGCACATGTAAACTAAGTAAGTTTAAGTGTCGAGGCTGTATATTGACACGAGCACAAAACCGATAGCCATGCGGAGAGGTGTAAAAATCTCGTGAGTAAAGCAGATTATTGGCATCGGCGCGCAATTGCTCCACAACATTGCGGAAATTTGTTATTTCCCATACAATTGTGCCGTTACTATAGCGTGGGTCAATTTGTTGACGAATAGCCAATTGCTTTGTAAGATTTTCCAATTTTACATCTTGCTCGCGTACGCGTTGCTCCAGCACTACAATGCGCTGGTACATCGTTTGTATGAGTTGCTCGTCTGCTTCGTTTGCATAttgtggtggtggcggtggtaGCACACCATTTACTTTCGCACTACTCGCAGTTGTTGGTTTTTGTGGATTCCATGTGGAAATGGCTGTTTGTTGGAAAGCTTGCAACATTAGTTGCATATGGTGTGGCATGTCTTCTTTGAGATGCTCTTCGAGTGCATTGGTTTCAGGACGTCCAACAAAGTCGCATTTGATGCTGGCAAATGGGCACTTTTCTTCAGCGTTCTCTAGTCTTCTGTATGGACAGGTCGGCAGATGTCGATCCACTTCTATGGGCGATGCCACCACCGCACAGCCCAATGGCGAGTTGGGGCATTTGTGTTTGATTTGATCTATTTCACGTCTAGTGAAATTATCCGGAAAAATACGGTCAATAGAAAGCTCGGTATTGTCTAATGGACACTGATTATGATTGTCAAGCCATTTCGTTATGCAAGATTTGCAAAAGCGATGACCGCAAGTGGTAATCACAGGTTCATTAAGCCAGTGTATACAAATAGCACATTCATAACGTGCATCCGATTCATGAAAGTCGGTGTCGTCCGAGGTCGTGGAAGCTGGTGCGGGCACATATGACTTGGAGATCGCTAACGAATTGGGCGGTATAGACGATGGTGATTTGTTGTTCTCTGTGTAGTGGTGATGATGATGTGAGTGTCCCTGTTGATAgggctgctgctgttgctgtctGGCCTGCCTACCTGTATTAGTTTGTGAATTTTGCATCTTGCAACattagaaaaaacacagaaagtgttaaaaaaaaaagacacacACTAGCACTTCATTAGCGAGtgaacaaattaattttgaaaaagtgcaaACATAAAAGATCTGTAAATAGACTAAAGGAATGTTTATGAGTACCTATCGATTTTCTTATGTGCACCACTTTGACAGTTGCTTGTCTCGATTTTTTTCTGGAGACATGGCTGCATTTTAATGAGTTATCAGTGGACTAGAGTGTCAGGTTATTGagtatgctataaaaaatattaagccGAATCAGTTTTTCATAGATACTAAAAAGTTAAAGAGTGCGAAACCGAGCGTTCGGCTCTCAGGAGAAAACATTTCCagctctttttctttttttctgctttttagcCATGGTTGCCAGACTTTGACAGGTCTTCCGAAATTTTGCTTTAAGTCGAATGATTTCCTCCAAATCAACTGCAAAGACGTCTTCCAAGTTTAAGTACAGTTTTTTCGGTATCGCAAAGAACATGATGCATATACAGCTTCTCTAATTCAAGAAATGTGTATATGTCAAAATT contains:
- the LOC126759281 gene encoding pancreatic lipase-related protein 2-like, translated to MKVLLVLLCSFLATTIALPLRESSLDTIIAGTRFYLYTASNPEEPQEIRINDADSVKNSYFDKSRHTKIIIHGWTGSYLTKPNKEVRHAYLTQEDYNIISVDWSTDAALSYISSRAKVPVVGEDIADLLDFLNEQFNFSYDKVVLVGHSLGAHVAGYCGKIVKRGKVAGIVGLDPAFPLYNYNDPSTRLSTDDAKFVLSIQTNGSFKGFTQPIGSAAFYPNWGLKQPGCGADLSGTCSHGRSVTLYAEALRGYVFIPLYECSSYDDITAKAGCNTIRRDVQIGDPLQITQKAGIYYFTTNDESPFGILGDRSLQK
- the LOC126759270 gene encoding zinc finger and SCAN domain-containing protein 2-like is translated as MLKLLPPDTSKFHNFKCGEIFCLSSNSYNVACCLCGANVAFDQFPQHFQEEHLTPKPEKVEKPTLDTSTSDSIKIDVDPIKSEEEYLSDHGEGSVGYEAPDSEPEEVVDEKPFDFVDLQNLGVNIVEPENKRKKKKIEDVDDVSDTKSLEDKSDVEDEDWRPQDSSGDEKPKPQDDIDSLPYPCPDCMRSYKTKRSMLTHHRQTHNPKTKKSKEPKLNFKCDECGECFKAERNLRAHKWKHTGIICDICGKKFSQTGNLQRHKIRHTGIKAHKCQECGNDFFTDKELKAHMLRHTGERPVVCEICGKRCRDHGVYKAHMRRHTGERPAKCEVCGKAFYSFHDLNVHAVTHSTERPFACDMCGSTFQRKKSLRVHKKLHSKDRKHECKVCGKTFAQSGGLNAHMRTHDAALSRSIVGNTSASISAIPGPIVADGVGVGVNVGVGGTNVNMGLASGVGVALGTVVDPVNSIGEALLGVTGVLSGTGSTIDTVNN
- the LOC126759273 gene encoding TNF receptor-associated factor 6 translates to MQNSQTNTGRQARQQQQQPYQQGHSHHHHHYTENNKSPSSIPPNSLAISKSYVPAPASTTSDDTDFHESDARYECAICIHWLNEPVITTCGHRFCKSCITKWLDNHNQCPLDNTELSIDRIFPDNFTRREIDQIKHKCPNSPLGCAVVASPIEVDRHLPTCPYRRLENAEEKCPFASIKCDFVGRPETNALEEHLKEDMPHHMQLMLQAFQQTAISTWNPQKPTTASSAKVNGVLPPPPPQYANEADEQLIQTMYQRIVVLEQRVREQDVKLENLTKQLAIRQQIDPRYSNGTIVWEITNFRNVVEQLRADANNLLYSRDFYTSPHGYRFCARVNIQPRHLNLLSLHVHLMQSENDYHLDWPFNGRIKLCMIHPTDASLSQHDTIMTKPEVMAFHKPREHISTRGFGFVEYAKIGDVMHKGFCDDDKLVIKIQINIV